In Luteitalea sp. TBR-22, one genomic interval encodes:
- a CDS encoding glycosyltransferase codes for MTPTVSLDVIVCTWNNAALLDRTLRSLEAQHPVPGLDWSLLVVDNNCTDDTSLVLQAALSRGLPLRVEHEPEQGLTPARLRGVRSTTRTWLAFVDDDCVLDPAWLAQTAAFIGAHPDCGAFGGRITLAWEGSPPAYALRVPYAFAGKNHGDTPHRRTWLAGLGMTVRRAALESTGWVERPLLADRIGSRLVSGGDMEIGLRIASRSHEVWYAPECRITHCIPERRTSRDYLARLLAGLGASRHQVAALTWARSAPAFAGFSIAVAVGFAARGLLDTVLDVGRPAPRAGPRVAFAPLTGWVHAMRHLWRLPESERRALIGAARPVG; via the coding sequence ATGACGCCCACCGTCAGCCTCGACGTCATCGTCTGTACATGGAACAACGCCGCGCTCCTCGACCGCACGCTGCGGTCGCTGGAAGCGCAGCACCCCGTGCCCGGTCTCGACTGGAGCCTGCTGGTGGTCGACAACAATTGTACGGACGACACGTCCCTGGTGCTGCAGGCGGCACTCTCCAGGGGCCTGCCCCTCCGTGTCGAGCACGAGCCGGAGCAGGGGCTGACGCCAGCGCGCCTGCGCGGCGTGCGCAGCACCACCCGCACCTGGCTCGCGTTCGTGGACGACGACTGCGTGCTGGACCCGGCATGGCTGGCCCAGACCGCCGCCTTCATCGGGGCGCACCCGGACTGCGGAGCCTTCGGCGGACGGATCACGCTGGCCTGGGAAGGCTCGCCGCCCGCGTATGCGCTCAGGGTCCCTTACGCATTTGCGGGCAAGAACCACGGCGATACCCCGCATCGCCGCACCTGGCTGGCCGGCCTCGGGATGACGGTCCGCCGCGCCGCGCTCGAGTCCACCGGGTGGGTCGAGCGGCCGCTGCTCGCCGATCGCATCGGCAGCCGGTTGGTGTCCGGCGGCGACATGGAGATCGGCCTGCGCATCGCCTCGAGGTCCCACGAGGTGTGGTATGCGCCGGAGTGCCGCATCACCCACTGCATCCCGGAACGCCGCACCTCGCGTGACTACCTGGCGAGGCTGCTCGCCGGGCTGGGTGCGAGCCGGCACCAGGTCGCGGCGCTCACCTGGGCGCGGTCGGCACCGGCCTTTGCCGGCTTCTCGATCGCCGTGGCGGTCGGATTCGCCGCGCGTGGGCTGCTCGACACGGTACTCGACGTCGGTCGGCCCGCGCCCCGGGCCGGACCACGCGTCGCCTTTGCGCCCCTGACCGGTTGGGTCCATGCGATGCGGCACCTGTGGCGACTCCCCGAGTCCGAGCGCCGGGCGCTGATCGGGGCAGCCAGGCCTGTGGGATGA
- a CDS encoding polyhydroxyalkanoic acid system family protein has product MPRYSTTVTHALSQSEAVDRLTAAVDRARAISDIVASWSGSVLTFTVTMQGIAVQGTADVRDRAIRVDCQLPLLAMAFRSWIPGIIGKALAPAPGGPAAPRPEGMRDTPVVLFMHIPKAAGTTFAEFIHAHCGDTSLGADELLRDGVLFLPYGFRKPEDLVVPSYARSLLARPDLRAVCGHFWFGLHEHVSRPSTYVTVIRDPVDRVVSLYNFLRIDGEMSLDAFAASPAYREVDNDQVRRLAGVEPRYGECTEQMLDAACAHLEQHFSVVGVTERLEETMAVARRTFDWGGDYTPPRRNVTTAEAPAVVVSEAQRDVIRRRNALDVRLHAWANAWLDRAAASSPAAGRPDQASTSSSSRDSTAPASK; this is encoded by the coding sequence ATGCCCAGGTACTCGACCACCGTCACCCACGCGCTGTCGCAATCAGAGGCCGTCGACAGGCTCACCGCGGCGGTGGACCGCGCGCGGGCCATCTCGGATATCGTCGCCTCCTGGAGCGGCTCCGTCCTCACGTTCACGGTGACGATGCAGGGCATCGCCGTCCAGGGCACGGCGGATGTCCGGGACCGCGCCATCAGGGTGGACTGCCAACTGCCCCTCCTGGCCATGGCGTTCCGGTCATGGATCCCCGGCATCATCGGCAAGGCGCTGGCGCCGGCGCCGGGTGGTCCCGCGGCGCCTCGTCCTGAGGGCATGCGCGACACGCCCGTCGTGCTGTTCATGCACATCCCCAAGGCCGCGGGTACCACCTTCGCCGAGTTCATCCACGCGCACTGCGGTGATACCAGCCTGGGCGCCGACGAGCTGCTCCGCGACGGTGTCCTGTTCCTTCCCTACGGGTTCCGGAAGCCCGAGGATCTCGTCGTGCCCTCGTACGCCAGGTCGTTGCTCGCCCGCCCCGACCTCCGCGCCGTGTGCGGCCACTTCTGGTTCGGGCTGCACGAGCACGTCAGCCGGCCTTCGACGTACGTCACCGTCATCCGCGATCCGGTGGATCGCGTCGTGTCGCTCTACAACTTCCTGCGGATCGACGGGGAGATGTCGCTGGACGCGTTCGCCGCGTCGCCGGCGTACCGGGAGGTCGACAACGACCAGGTGCGACGCCTGGCCGGCGTGGAGCCTCGCTACGGCGAGTGCACCGAGCAGATGCTCGACGCGGCCTGCGCTCACCTCGAGCAGCACTTTTCGGTGGTCGGCGTGACCGAGCGCCTCGAGGAAACGATGGCGGTGGCGCGCCGGACATTCGACTGGGGCGGCGACTACACGCCGCCCCGCCGGAACGTGACGACGGCGGAGGCGCCGGCCGTCGTCGTGTCCGAGGCGCAGCGCGACGTGATCCGCCGGCGAAACGCCCTCGACGTGCGCCTGCACGCGTGGGCCAACGCGTGGCTCGACCGCGCGGCCGCGTCGTCGCCGGCGGCTGGCCGGCCCGATCAGGCGAGCACGTCGTCGAGCAGCCGCGACAGCACCGCGCCCGCGTCGAAGTAG